The following coding sequences lie in one Pseudomonas monsensis genomic window:
- a CDS encoding aspartate aminotransferase family protein — protein sequence MSVDHAAVERADFDQVMVPNYAPAAFIPVRGAGSRVWDQSGRELIDFAGGIAVNVLGHAHPALVGALTEQANKLWHVSNVFTNEPALRLAHKLIDATFAERVFFCNSGAEANEAAFKLARRVAFDRFGSEKYEIIAALNSFHGRTLFTVNVGGQSKYSDGFGPKITGITHVPYNDLAALKAAVSDKTCAVVLEPIQGEGGVLPAELAYLQGARELCDAHNALLVFDEVQTGMGRTGHLFAYQHYGVTPDILTSAKSLGGGFPIAAMLTTEALAKHLVVGTHGTTYGGNPLACAVAEAVIDVINTPEVLNGVNAKHDKFKTRLQQIGEKYGLFTQVRGLGLLIGCVLSDAWKGKAKDIFNAAEKEGLMILQAGPDVIRFAPSLVVEDADIDAGLDRFERAAAKLTQA from the coding sequence ATGTCCGTTGATCACGCTGCGGTAGAACGCGCCGATTTCGACCAGGTAATGGTTCCCAACTACGCGCCTGCCGCTTTCATTCCGGTGCGTGGCGCCGGTTCCCGCGTCTGGGACCAGAGCGGCCGCGAGCTGATCGACTTCGCCGGCGGGATTGCCGTAAACGTATTGGGCCACGCGCACCCGGCGCTGGTCGGTGCGCTGACCGAGCAAGCGAACAAGCTGTGGCACGTGTCCAACGTGTTCACCAACGAGCCTGCCCTGCGCCTGGCGCACAAGCTGATCGACGCCACGTTCGCCGAGCGCGTGTTCTTCTGCAACTCCGGCGCTGAAGCCAACGAGGCCGCGTTCAAGCTGGCCCGTCGTGTGGCGTTCGACCGTTTCGGCAGCGAGAAGTACGAAATCATCGCCGCGCTCAACAGCTTCCACGGCCGTACTCTGTTCACCGTCAACGTCGGTGGCCAGTCGAAGTACTCCGACGGTTTCGGTCCGAAAATCACCGGCATCACCCACGTCCCTTACAACGACCTGGCCGCGCTGAAAGCGGCGGTGTCCGACAAGACCTGCGCGGTCGTGCTGGAACCGATCCAGGGCGAGGGCGGCGTACTGCCGGCCGAACTGGCTTACCTGCAAGGTGCCCGTGAACTGTGCGACGCACACAACGCGCTGCTGGTGTTCGACGAAGTGCAAACCGGCATGGGCCGTACCGGCCACCTGTTCGCCTACCAGCATTACGGCGTGACCCCGGACATCCTGACCAGCGCCAAGAGCCTGGGCGGTGGTTTCCCGATCGCGGCGATGCTGACCACCGAAGCACTGGCCAAACATCTGGTCGTCGGCACCCACGGCACCACTTACGGCGGCAACCCGCTGGCGTGCGCGGTAGCCGAAGCGGTGATTGACGTGATCAACACCCCTGAGGTGCTGAACGGCGTCAACGCCAAGCACGACAAATTCAAGACCCGTCTGCAGCAGATCGGCGAGAAGTACGGCCTGTTCACTCAGGTGCGTGGCCTCGGTCTGTTGATCGGTTGCGTACTGAGCGATGCCTGGAAAGGCAAGGCCAAGGACATCTTCAACGCCGCTGAAAAAGAAGGCCTGATGATTCTG
- a CDS encoding dermonecrotic toxin domain-containing protein, with product MQTTEHPNDTPFGAQPDTHYLHLQASLPTWLGNASASRREALKNTLPAMPLQLLARSATEHQALKALNSAHWSAQNDVDRQLEQFRDINAFAEPLLKAAIKAHFDLELDVSNIQLRLYIPATTPLFGIKTGARTWTVSLLAAALHNFEEKETQDDAYDAASTYIMQSLPSAQSDTPLSATAQFDTLPWLKEKMSIPAFTKMCRELDIGAQYKTYLEDHLGMTDAKKGATLRKHVDKSEKAALKAALQFARLTGDISDRYCRTIVALIDGVRHLRIDGQHLQTQALTMMGAPLTGILVFAPQADEVHTIARVVAYVPDDPEHPIKEYASSAELEKELTRQLRAQDYQKFFSRFVNHEQRGVFFSSLNTRLSQVKWHEAVHGSQDPIWRSEPLEKPDLQLAATVILGDLWQHQYQKKLNKILNDGQVIAVATATVDSNARWALWDSFVGIASAILQTAVFIIAPFVPGLGELMMAYMAYQFLDEVFEGIVEWAQGQITEALTHLVGMVDAAIQLGLFAVGGSIAVGEFRKVLPKEVIAFIERFKPVKLANGNTRYWDQDLTRYQQKSLPAADSKPSPLGLHEHQGKQILPLEDAHFAVSESAIPGQYRIEHPTRPDAYQPVVRHNGDGAWHTELEQPLEWDNATALRRIGHEMQGFTPERRERILQVSGYDEDALRNMHAEQASVPPLLADSISRFRIDQDLQVFIDQLASDLPEQYRRADPQTQLQLLTEHGRWPAGKRLRLLNGQGEVSWQSSSDETLPLTDLRQTSLIDNDVLTSLLQDLSEQEAKALLDEPFGGPDLPLDIRARELRKQLLQLAKAQRSSLFESRYRALESVDDPLHTTLAQFEPPLPPRVTQELLNTTRSDELLQISEGQLPQRQQELMQVASEEVRVTRAFEGLELDSVTNPDTDTLVLHSLRYVPGWSGEVRLEIRDGTYAGPMLDSTGRADAPEQKVLVRKPDGTYQPFDDRGHELHGATDVYSSILYALPDAERQAMDIHIGQAEKLKTAIRARPLDRSDFRVAVSLAPVRHPEVDPLRLVGFRSRERLSPVSELLATRRQEVNQPPLDRIRVIYRGYNARDARAFAARFANNPRRIANELARLSDELTLLRDNLRVWETRVPTRDPRSAIALTDTQRRAAQQSRREFSNAIERCWRRETQESAGYLLQITDPIMGDLPTLSGDFNHVRLLILNGNASTRGLEPFLRQFPGLHSLDVQNLDLPTLPQALTSMPGLQRLTMRNCGITMTQANRATLTSLPQVSVLDLSNNPLGEPVDVRTMPALSYLNLDNTGISTVPAGMLVHPNLVSGRFAGNPIAEIPDEFFNLASALSDRFLFGANPRLSAASRERVKLYYQKTRKHFGVVPDLADIELATRLFPAVTADRAVDLIYQLPGTLVDGHARLTAWEAEFGRLQVELARWSNDTPRRSPATQEPLTLSERTRDRLARLDFSQRLENFWRNQSPFVPEHHGSQLELTLGFLGDMPVIDSDFNHVAHLTLNGNKGVTGVEPFLRRFQKLTSLELSVFDFDPNSLAAVDLPDLQTLQLQDCGVVMTPENQAKLVSMPQLQMLDLSDNPLGTFPDLTFLPELNRLDLANTHLSQVPPGLADHANLVIAVFSGNRIRELPVELLDLPAIRTDGMIFADNPLSSVTRERIKTYYRKTGQDFNVLAAPEDIELMQSLFPSLDQEDASGIIYDLPGTLADSRTRLNIWQAELTTLLADLTAWATQVPKQDPVTGEAISAAERFINTTSRREFADQFEQLWRTRSETSGIRMDAFTANPTFQGDMPVLTADFSHVLKLNLRGNPAISGTGPFIEQFGNLQILELHDFSLGEIPASLTRTTELIDVTLANCNLTLTDNGQTVLESLPDLESLDLRHNPLTRAPDITNMPALSDLRLSSTEITAVPDGIGTHPNLREAHLDNNAITDLPEAFFELDIKLARATKLSANPLSRAARERIKVYYTQHEANFGVLPDQADISRTRNLFPTLNIKEAADVFYRLPGTLADGTAQLANWETEIGKMLSDLEAWSNRVPAQVMGAADRATQRLNRRAFGKKVEQFWRNRHVSRSKPGSNGFIADLTFFGDLPALTADFSHIVQLSLLGNKDLTSAEGFLRCFTGLKTLAMRDFTLGKFPEAVATMSDLETLVLSRCDIVFDEPAQTLLSSLSKLQSLDLYDNPLGRTPVLSALPELNVIDLASTGIDQIPIGLLERSRLTYAILSENRISELPEALFRVPANVSDGFDLSNNPLSLTTRERIKIYHQRTGSDFNVWVEPEDIELGRTLYPDVTGERLSKIVYSLPGTLAEGRLELVRRQTEIATLSSDLQSWANTVPLDPVTRVPLTDDALLQERTNRMKFKEQLEHCWRRITPDDTSEFEFSSSVPLTGELPTLSADFGHIRTLKLTRTGGAAPQLGQFLNGFPKVRSLTIQGYQLGNIPDAVLTMEDLAELNLPECNVTLTPANVDALSVMNNLSRLELRNNSLGLTPDLSQMTALVWLDLGNTGLSRIPSGLFNRPHLVYADLSGNAFTDLPAELASINSADFIFSDNPLSGESLHHVEIQRLARANALAEQKRQQQQLQNVTNPNLPYGSGQSSTSSGLSGSSL from the coding sequence ATGCAAACGACTGAACACCCCAACGACACCCCTTTCGGGGCACAACCCGACACTCACTATCTGCACCTGCAAGCCAGCCTGCCCACATGGCTCGGCAATGCTTCAGCGTCCAGACGCGAGGCATTGAAAAACACCCTGCCAGCGATGCCCCTTCAACTTCTAGCGCGTTCGGCGACCGAGCATCAGGCGCTCAAGGCGCTCAATTCCGCCCACTGGTCCGCCCAAAACGATGTCGACCGCCAACTGGAGCAATTCAGGGACATCAATGCCTTTGCCGAACCGCTGCTCAAGGCCGCGATCAAGGCCCACTTCGACCTGGAACTGGATGTCAGCAACATCCAGCTGCGTCTGTATATCCCTGCCACCACGCCGCTGTTCGGCATCAAGACCGGCGCACGCACGTGGACGGTGTCGCTGCTGGCGGCGGCGCTGCATAACTTCGAAGAAAAGGAGACGCAGGACGATGCCTATGACGCCGCGTCGACGTACATCATGCAGTCCTTGCCTTCCGCGCAGTCCGACACGCCGCTCTCGGCCACCGCACAGTTCGACACCCTGCCCTGGCTCAAGGAAAAAATGAGCATCCCGGCGTTCACCAAAATGTGCCGGGAGCTGGACATTGGTGCGCAGTACAAGACGTACCTCGAAGACCACCTCGGCATGACCGACGCGAAAAAAGGCGCAACGTTACGCAAACATGTCGACAAGAGCGAAAAAGCCGCGCTCAAGGCCGCCCTGCAATTCGCCCGTCTGACGGGCGATATCAGCGACCGTTACTGTCGCACGATCGTTGCACTGATCGACGGCGTGCGGCACCTGCGCATCGACGGGCAGCACCTGCAAACTCAGGCGCTGACCATGATGGGCGCGCCGCTCACCGGTATCCTGGTGTTCGCCCCCCAGGCCGATGAAGTCCACACAATAGCGCGGGTGGTCGCCTACGTCCCGGATGACCCGGAGCATCCAATCAAGGAGTACGCCTCTTCGGCGGAGCTGGAAAAGGAACTGACCCGTCAGCTGCGCGCGCAGGACTATCAGAAATTCTTCAGCCGCTTCGTCAACCACGAACAGCGCGGCGTTTTCTTCTCCAGCCTGAACACTCGCCTGAGCCAGGTGAAGTGGCATGAAGCGGTGCACGGCAGTCAGGACCCGATCTGGCGCAGCGAGCCGCTCGAGAAGCCTGATCTGCAACTGGCCGCTACAGTGATCCTCGGTGATCTGTGGCAGCACCAGTACCAGAAAAAACTCAACAAGATTCTCAATGACGGCCAGGTCATCGCGGTCGCCACCGCCACGGTCGACTCGAATGCCCGCTGGGCGCTGTGGGATTCCTTCGTCGGTATCGCCTCGGCCATTTTGCAGACCGCCGTGTTCATCATCGCGCCATTCGTGCCGGGGCTGGGCGAACTGATGATGGCCTACATGGCCTATCAGTTTCTCGACGAAGTGTTCGAGGGCATCGTCGAATGGGCGCAAGGCCAGATCACCGAAGCGCTCACGCATCTGGTGGGGATGGTGGACGCGGCGATTCAACTGGGCCTGTTTGCCGTCGGCGGTTCGATTGCAGTGGGTGAGTTTCGTAAAGTCCTGCCCAAGGAAGTCATCGCGTTCATCGAGCGTTTCAAACCGGTGAAGCTGGCGAACGGCAATACCCGCTACTGGGATCAGGACCTGACCCGCTATCAGCAGAAATCCCTGCCGGCAGCCGATTCCAAACCCTCCCCACTGGGTCTGCACGAGCATCAGGGCAAACAGATTCTGCCGCTGGAAGACGCGCACTTTGCCGTCAGCGAATCCGCGATCCCCGGCCAGTACCGTATCGAACACCCAACCCGCCCCGACGCCTACCAACCCGTCGTGCGCCACAACGGCGATGGCGCCTGGCACACCGAGCTCGAGCAACCGCTGGAATGGGACAATGCGACCGCGTTGCGCCGCATCGGTCATGAGATGCAAGGGTTCACACCGGAACGGCGTGAACGCATTCTGCAAGTCAGCGGCTACGACGAAGACGCGTTGCGCAATATGCACGCCGAGCAGGCGTCAGTGCCGCCACTGCTGGCCGACAGCATCAGCCGCTTCCGGATCGACCAGGACCTGCAAGTGTTCATCGACCAACTGGCCAGCGACCTGCCCGAACAATACCGCCGCGCCGATCCGCAGACGCAACTGCAATTGCTCACCGAACACGGACGCTGGCCTGCGGGTAAACGCCTGCGCTTGCTGAACGGACAAGGAGAGGTCAGCTGGCAGTCGTCGAGCGACGAAACCTTGCCACTGACCGATCTGCGCCAGACCAGTCTGATCGACAATGATGTGCTCACATCACTGCTGCAGGACCTCAGCGAACAAGAGGCCAAGGCCTTGCTCGACGAGCCGTTTGGTGGCCCGGACCTGCCGCTGGACATCCGCGCCCGCGAGTTGCGCAAACAACTGCTGCAATTGGCCAAGGCGCAACGCAGCAGCCTGTTCGAGTCGCGTTACCGAGCCCTCGAGAGCGTCGACGACCCGCTGCACACCACCCTTGCGCAATTCGAACCGCCCCTGCCACCGCGTGTCACCCAGGAACTGCTCAACACCACCCGCAGTGATGAGCTGCTGCAAATCAGCGAAGGCCAACTGCCCCAGCGACAGCAGGAGCTCATGCAGGTGGCCAGCGAAGAAGTCCGCGTCACCCGCGCATTCGAAGGGCTGGAACTGGACTCGGTGACCAATCCGGACACCGACACCCTGGTTCTGCACAGCCTGCGGTACGTGCCCGGCTGGAGCGGCGAGGTACGCCTGGAAATCCGCGACGGCACCTATGCCGGTCCGATGCTCGACAGCACCGGCCGCGCTGATGCGCCGGAACAAAAGGTTCTGGTGCGCAAACCCGATGGCACTTATCAGCCCTTCGATGACCGCGGGCATGAGTTGCACGGGGCCACCGACGTGTACTCAAGCATCCTCTATGCGTTGCCGGACGCCGAGCGTCAGGCCATGGATATCCATATCGGTCAGGCAGAAAAACTCAAGACCGCCATCCGTGCACGGCCCCTCGATCGCAGCGATTTTCGTGTAGCCGTTTCGCTGGCGCCGGTCCGTCACCCGGAAGTCGACCCCCTGCGCCTGGTCGGCTTCCGGAGCCGTGAAAGACTGTCTCCCGTGTCAGAACTCCTTGCAACACGGCGCCAGGAGGTAAATCAGCCGCCTCTGGACAGGATTCGCGTGATCTATCGCGGTTACAACGCCAGAGACGCACGCGCCTTTGCCGCGAGGTTTGCGAACAACCCAAGACGCATCGCCAATGAGCTCGCCCGCCTGAGTGACGAGCTCACCCTGTTGCGCGACAACCTGCGTGTGTGGGAAACCCGGGTTCCGACGAGAGACCCGCGTAGCGCAATCGCGCTGACTGACACTCAACGTCGCGCGGCACAACAAAGCCGCCGGGAGTTCAGCAATGCTATCGAACGCTGCTGGCGCCGGGAAACACAGGAATCGGCCGGGTACCTGTTGCAGATCACGGATCCGATAATGGGCGATCTACCGACCTTGAGCGGCGACTTCAATCATGTCAGATTGCTGATCCTGAACGGCAATGCCAGTACCCGTGGCCTGGAACCGTTTTTGCGACAATTCCCGGGACTGCATTCCCTGGACGTGCAGAACCTCGACCTGCCGACCCTGCCCCAGGCCCTGACCTCAATGCCGGGCCTGCAGCGACTGACCATGCGCAACTGCGGCATCACCATGACCCAGGCGAACCGGGCGACACTGACGTCCCTGCCGCAGGTCTCAGTCCTGGATCTTTCAAACAATCCGCTGGGTGAACCGGTTGACGTGCGCACGATGCCCGCATTGAGTTATCTCAACCTCGATAACACCGGCATTTCGACGGTGCCGGCGGGCATGCTTGTTCATCCAAACCTGGTCTCCGGACGGTTCGCCGGTAATCCGATCGCTGAAATTCCCGATGAGTTCTTCAATCTCGCCAGCGCACTCAGTGACAGATTCCTCTTCGGCGCCAACCCGCGGCTGTCCGCAGCCAGCCGGGAAAGAGTGAAGCTTTACTACCAAAAGACACGCAAGCACTTCGGCGTAGTGCCTGACCTCGCCGATATCGAACTGGCCACCCGGCTCTTTCCCGCCGTCACCGCTGATCGAGCCGTGGATCTGATTTATCAATTACCCGGAACGCTGGTGGACGGCCACGCCAGACTCACAGCCTGGGAGGCAGAGTTTGGACGGCTGCAAGTCGAGCTCGCGAGATGGAGCAACGATACCCCCCGACGCTCTCCCGCTACCCAAGAGCCGTTGACGCTCAGCGAACGAACCCGCGATCGTCTCGCCAGGCTGGACTTCAGCCAGAGGCTGGAGAATTTCTGGCGTAACCAATCACCCTTCGTTCCCGAGCACCACGGCAGTCAGTTGGAGCTGACCCTCGGATTCCTGGGCGATATGCCGGTGATCGATAGCGATTTCAACCATGTTGCCCACCTGACGCTCAATGGCAACAAAGGGGTGACCGGCGTAGAACCGTTCTTGCGACGCTTCCAGAAGCTGACGTCACTGGAGCTGAGTGTTTTCGACTTCGACCCGAACTCGCTGGCAGCTGTTGACCTGCCCGACCTGCAGACACTGCAACTCCAGGATTGCGGTGTAGTGATGACCCCGGAAAACCAGGCAAAGCTTGTCTCGATGCCGCAGTTGCAAATGCTGGACTTGAGCGACAACCCGCTGGGCACGTTTCCCGACCTGACTTTTCTGCCAGAACTGAACCGTCTCGATCTGGCCAACACCCACCTGTCGCAGGTGCCTCCCGGACTGGCCGATCACGCCAACCTCGTCATCGCTGTTTTCAGCGGCAACAGGATCAGAGAACTCCCCGTCGAGTTGCTTGACCTGCCCGCCATTCGCACCGACGGTATGATCTTTGCCGACAACCCATTGTCGTCGGTGACTCGCGAGCGGATAAAAACCTATTACCGCAAAACCGGGCAAGACTTCAATGTTCTGGCTGCTCCCGAGGACATCGAACTGATGCAATCACTGTTCCCGTCCCTTGACCAGGAAGACGCCAGCGGGATCATCTATGACCTGCCCGGAACACTGGCCGACAGCCGGACCCGGCTCAACATCTGGCAGGCCGAACTGACTACCCTGCTGGCCGATCTCACGGCCTGGGCAACCCAGGTACCGAAGCAGGATCCCGTGACTGGCGAAGCGATCAGCGCCGCCGAACGATTCATCAACACCACCTCCCGAAGGGAATTCGCCGACCAATTCGAGCAACTCTGGCGAACACGCTCAGAGACCTCCGGCATACGCATGGACGCTTTCACGGCTAACCCGACCTTCCAGGGCGACATGCCGGTTCTGACCGCCGATTTCAGCCACGTCTTGAAACTTAATCTTCGGGGCAACCCTGCGATCAGTGGCACAGGCCCGTTCATTGAGCAGTTCGGCAACCTGCAGATTCTTGAACTCCACGATTTCTCCCTGGGCGAAATACCCGCGTCCCTGACTCGCACGACGGAACTCATAGACGTCACGCTGGCCAACTGCAACCTGACCCTCACCGACAACGGCCAGACAGTACTGGAGTCACTGCCCGATCTTGAGAGCCTGGATCTGCGCCACAATCCGCTGACGCGGGCGCCGGACATCACGAACATGCCGGCACTCAGTGACCTTCGCCTGTCCAGCACCGAAATTACCGCAGTCCCGGACGGTATTGGCACACACCCGAACCTGCGTGAAGCGCACCTCGACAACAACGCGATTACCGACCTGCCCGAAGCCTTTTTTGAGCTCGACATCAAACTGGCCCGTGCGACAAAACTGTCCGCCAACCCTCTGTCCCGGGCAGCCCGCGAGCGCATCAAGGTTTATTACACGCAACACGAGGCCAACTTTGGCGTGCTGCCGGACCAGGCCGACATCAGCCGTACACGGAACCTGTTTCCAACCCTGAATATTAAAGAGGCCGCAGACGTGTTTTATCGTTTGCCCGGGACATTGGCCGATGGCACTGCGCAATTGGCGAACTGGGAAACGGAAATCGGCAAAATGCTCAGCGATCTCGAGGCATGGTCGAATCGCGTCCCCGCCCAGGTCATGGGCGCTGCGGACAGGGCAACGCAGCGCCTGAACAGGCGTGCGTTCGGCAAGAAAGTCGAGCAGTTCTGGCGTAACCGGCACGTCTCCCGGTCAAAGCCCGGATCCAATGGTTTTATCGCCGATCTGACTTTTTTCGGTGACTTGCCAGCGCTGACGGCTGACTTCAGCCACATCGTTCAGCTCTCCCTGTTGGGCAACAAGGATTTGACCTCCGCTGAAGGTTTCCTGCGGTGCTTTACCGGATTGAAAACCCTGGCAATGCGCGACTTCACACTGGGCAAATTCCCTGAAGCTGTCGCCACCATGTCCGATCTCGAAACGCTGGTACTGAGTCGCTGTGACATCGTTTTCGACGAACCCGCGCAGACGCTCCTGTCGTCCCTGAGCAAACTGCAATCGCTGGACCTGTACGACAATCCTCTGGGCCGCACCCCGGTTCTTTCTGCTCTGCCGGAACTCAATGTCATCGACCTGGCCAGCACCGGAATCGACCAGATCCCCATCGGGCTGCTGGAACGCTCCAGACTCACATACGCAATACTCAGCGAAAATCGTATCAGCGAACTTCCGGAGGCCCTTTTCCGGGTCCCGGCCAACGTCAGCGACGGATTTGACCTGAGCAACAATCCGTTGTCATTGACGACACGGGAACGGATAAAGATCTACCACCAACGCACGGGAAGCGACTTCAATGTGTGGGTCGAACCCGAGGATATCGAACTGGGACGTACGCTCTACCCTGACGTCACCGGAGAGCGCCTGAGCAAGATCGTCTACAGCCTGCCGGGGACACTCGCCGAAGGGCGCCTGGAACTTGTGCGGCGCCAGACTGAAATCGCCACCCTGTCCAGCGATCTGCAATCATGGGCCAATACCGTTCCGCTCGACCCTGTCACTCGGGTCCCCCTGACAGACGACGCCCTGCTGCAGGAACGCACCAACCGGATGAAATTCAAGGAACAGCTCGAACATTGCTGGCGCCGAATCACCCCGGACGATACCTCGGAGTTTGAATTCTCATCCAGCGTTCCGCTCACTGGCGAACTGCCGACCCTGTCGGCGGACTTCGGACATATCCGCACCCTGAAACTGACTCGAACAGGCGGCGCGGCCCCTCAACTCGGCCAGTTCCTGAATGGTTTTCCCAAGGTGCGCAGTCTGACGATCCAGGGATATCAACTGGGGAACATTCCCGACGCGGTGCTGACCATGGAG